One region of SAR202 cluster bacterium genomic DNA includes:
- a CDS encoding type II toxin-antitoxin system Phd/YefM family antitoxin: protein MGEREPATMTMKASDARQQFSEVINEVFRKEARIIVEKSGIPVAAIVSVEDLERVKYLEERRRVSFKALDALREAFAEVPDDELEAEVEKAVQSARRRARHEAGSRQKS, encoded by the coding sequence ATGGGCGAGCGAGAACCCGCCACAATGACAATGAAGGCTTCCGACGCGCGGCAGCAGTTCAGCGAAGTCATCAATGAGGTCTTCCGCAAGGAGGCCAGGATTATCGTCGAGAAGAGCGGCATACCCGTCGCGGCGATTGTCTCCGTCGAAGACCTGGAGCGGGTGAAGTACCTGGAGGAACGCCGCCGGGTGAGCTTCAAGGCGCTGGACGCGCTTCGCGAGGCGTTTGCCGAGGTCCCGGACGACGAGCTTGAAGCGGAGGTGGAGAAGGCCGTGCAGTCCGCACGGCGTCGCGCCCGCCACGAG